In the genome of Desulfofundulus luciae, one region contains:
- a CDS encoding glycoside hydrolase family 18 protein: MEVTRWYGIPINWETRAQVPYFRYIDENSSRHEVWFENASSWAGKLDLVAKYNLKGASIWRLGMEDPDSWRVIGDKFTIEK; encoded by the coding sequence ATGGAAGTCACCCGCTGGTACGGAATACCCATCAATTGGGAGACGAGGGCTCAGGTTCCCTACTTTAGGTACATTGACGAAAACAGTTCCCGCCACGAGGTGTGGTTTGAGAACGCCAGCAGCTGGGCAGGTAAGCTGGATTTGGTTGCCAAATATAATCTCAAGGGAGCGTCCATCTGGCGCCTGGGAATGGAAGACCCCGACAGCTGGAGAGTAATTGGTGACAAATTTACCATTGAAAAGTGA
- a CDS encoding Hsp20/alpha crystallin family protein, translated as MDLVHWEPFYELRHQMNRLFNSPWFRGVPGFWGPEGVSPRVDIYQTDQEVVATAELPGIASKDDLQVTLTENTLNIKGEFKKGTEERQEGYYHSERYYGTFSRTLPLPVEVKPDQARASYKNGILEVRIPKKEPGKGNIYRVDVQ; from the coding sequence ATGGACCTTGTTCACTGGGAACCATTTTACGAGCTTCGCCACCAAATGAACCGGCTTTTTAATAGCCCCTGGTTCCGGGGGGTGCCGGGTTTTTGGGGCCCTGAAGGCGTCAGTCCCCGGGTGGATATTTACCAGACCGACCAGGAGGTTGTAGCCACGGCCGAACTGCCCGGGATAGCTTCCAAGGACGACCTGCAGGTAACTCTTACCGAAAATACCCTGAACATTAAAGGGGAGTTTAAGAAGGGTACCGAGGAAAGACAGGAAGGTTACTACCACAGCGAACGCTATTACGGCACTTTCAGCCGCACCCTGCCCCTGCCGGTGGAAGTAAAACCCGATCAGGCGAGGGCCAGCTATAAAAACGGTATTCTGGAGGTGCGCATTCCGAAAAAAGAACCCGGCAAGGGAAATATTTACCGGGTAGACGTCCAATAG
- a CDS encoding DUF3786 domain-containing protein, whose translation MNLEPAHRQAKEEFALREPESMAFNAAVTYRPETAEFIVPFLGSYYLVKYPGGEVIDAAGGAEVPKEVQITLLHYLAKASPAQVEGRLISFQELPGGFIYIGPFNNRAVRPLVGIFGGKPELLVRAAEMLGGRRVEMGDVAVSVPVLPKIPIAFILWLGDEEFPPSGNVLFDASASRHLPTEDYALLPGLVLGKMRRLVAV comes from the coding sequence ATGAACCTTGAGCCTGCCCACCGGCAGGCAAAGGAGGAATTTGCCCTGCGGGAGCCGGAAAGCATGGCTTTTAACGCAGCCGTAACTTACCGGCCGGAAACAGCGGAATTCATAGTGCCCTTTCTTGGCTCGTACTATCTGGTAAAATACCCCGGTGGTGAGGTTATAGATGCAGCCGGCGGGGCAGAAGTACCCAAGGAAGTACAGATTACCCTGTTGCATTATCTCGCCAAGGCCAGTCCGGCCCAGGTGGAAGGGCGATTAATTTCCTTCCAGGAATTGCCCGGCGGATTTATTTATATCGGCCCCTTTAACAACCGTGCGGTGCGCCCCCTGGTGGGTATCTTCGGAGGTAAGCCGGAACTTTTGGTGCGGGCTGCGGAAATGTTAGGGGGGAGGCGGGTGGAAATGGGGGACGTGGCTGTGAGTGTACCGGTATTACCAAAAATACCCATAGCCTTTATCCTGTGGCTGGGAGATGAAGAATTTCCTCCCTCGGGGAATGTTCTCTTTGATGCTTCAGCTTCCCGCCACCTGCCTACCGAGGACTACGCCCTTTTGCCCGGTCTTGTTTTGGGGAAAATGAGAAGGCTTGTAGCTGTATGA